CTGAAGCTGCTGGCCAATCTGGTGCCGCACTACCTCGGCGTGGCCCTGCCATTGGCCCTGTTCCTCGGCGTGATGCTCGCCGCCACGCGGCTGAGCGCCGACGGCGAGCTCGACGGCCTGCAAGGTGCGGGCATCAGCCTCAACCGCCTGCTGTGGCCGTTGCTGGGCCTGTCCTTCATCCTGACGATGGCGATGTTCGCCACGACCGGCTGGCTCCAGCCGCACACGCGCTACCAGTACCGTGCGTTGCTCTACGTCGCGACCTCCTCGATGGTCGATCTGGCGATCGAGAAGGGCGCCACCTTCAACCGCTTCGGCGACTACACCATCGTCGTCGACGACATCGTCGACCGGGGGCTGACACTGCGGGGCGTGTTCATCCACAAGGTGACGCCGCAGGGCGGCATCGAGATCATGACGGCGCGCAGCGGCACCGCGGCGCGCGTGCCCGAGGATTTCAGCATTCTGCTGAAGCTGCGCGACGGCCGCCGGCTCGACACGCCCGCCGATGGCGGACGGCTGAGCGTGCTGTCCTTCGACGCCCTGGACCTGCCGCTGGAGCTTACCGGCGCCGCCGCCTTCCGCCCGCGCAACGCCGAACGCGAGCTCACCCTGCCCGAGCTCCTCGGGCAGGCGCGCAAGCGCACGCTCGATGTCAAGCCATGGCGTATCGAGACCGAGATTCACACCCGGCTGGTGCGAACGATCTCGACCTTCTTCATGCCGTTCCTCGGCCTGGCGCTGGGGCTGGCCGCGCCGCGCGGCCAGCGCGTCGCCGGCGTGGCCTTCGGCTTCGCGCTGATCGCGATCTTTCACTATGGGCTGAACTTCGGCGAGAAGGCCGCCGATCTCGGCAAGGTATCGCCCCTCGTCTCGCTCTGGCTTCCGTTTCTGGTGCTCGCGGCGCTGGCCATATGGGCCTTCCGTGTCGTCGCCGAAAGCCCGCGTGACAACGCCATCTCCATCATGCTGGCGGCCATCGACCGGCGCCGCCGCAACCTGATGGCAGCGCTGCGGGCGCTCGTGCGCCGGGAGGGCAGGGCGTGACGGTGGCGACGGCGCCATCTCTTACCTTCCTCCGCTGGCGGGGGAGGTGGCGCGTAGCGCCGGATGGGGGTGGCTCGTGCGACCATTAGGTGGTCCCTCTCTGGCCGCGATGCCGCCACCCCCATCCGCCCTTCGGGCACCTTCGCCCGCGGAGCGGGGGAAGGTAGTGCGGCGGAGCCCGGCATGAACGGCGTTGCCCTGCGCTATCTCTGCCGCCGTTTCCTCGTTCGCTTCGCTCTGGTGCTGGGTGGCGCGGCGCTGCTGATCGTGTTGTTCGACGCGCTCAACTCCGTCGACACCATCGAGCAGCGCTACGGCTACGATTTCACCTCTGTCGCGCGCTATATGATCGGCCGCCTGCCGGAGCACGCCGACACCATCCTGCCGCTGTCGGTGCTGGTTGCGGCGCTGATCACCCTGCTTGGCCTGGCCCAAGCCAACGAGATCCTGGCCTTCAAGAGCGCCGGCCTGTCCTTCGTGCGCATCGTCGTGCTGCTGCTGCCCGCCGCGGCGGTGGTCGCCGCGACTCACTTCCTCATCGGCGACCAGCTGGTGCCGTGGGGGCGCGCGATGCTGGCGGCGCACGAGCTCGAGCGGCCGGGCGCGGCGAGCCCCTCGGGCGGCCGAGGCCTGTGGCTGCGCGATCCGCCCTGGCTGGTGCGTGTCGAGGAGGTGCACCGTGAGGGCCACTTCCTTACCGGTGTGTCGCTGATGCGTCGCGACGCCCAGGGTAATCTGATCGAGCGCGTCTTCGCCCGTGGGGCGCGCCATGAGACCGGCGGTTGGCGGCTGATCGACGTCGTCGTACAGACCATCGATCCTGCCGCGCCCAGAAGCGAGCGGCTGGCCGAGCGCTTCTGGTCGTCGGCTCTCTCGCCCGGCGATTTCCACAACCTGTCAGCCAACCCGGCGCAGTTTACCGCTTCGCAGCTGATCGCGCTGCGCGACGGCCAGGCGATCGGTGCACGCCAGCCGCACGTCTACGACACCTGGCTGCAGCGCCGGCTGGCGATCCCCGCCGTCGTCGTGGTGATGCTGCTTCTGGCCGCGCCGGTCGCGCAGGCGCGCATGCGCGGCGCCAGCGTCGGCGGCCGGCTGGTGATCGGCGTGGCGCTGGGCTTCCTCTATTTCATCGTCGATGGCCTGGCGGTGGCGTTGGGCGAAGGCGGCGCTGTCTTGCCGCTGGTCGCCGCCTGGACACCGGTGCTGGCCTTCGCCAGCATCGGCGGCAGCGTGCTGCTGCGCGTCGAGCGGGTGTGACGCAAAGACACTACACCGCGCTGGTGCTGGCCGGCCGGCGTGGCGGCGAGGATGACCCTGTCGCCGTCGCCGCGGGCGTCTCGCACAAGGCCCTGGCAGTCGCCGGCGGCATGACGCTGATCGGGCGCGTCACGGCGGCGCTGCGCGCGGCGCCCAGCATCTCCGACATCGTGGTCGCGACCAACGACGCCGATGTCGCCGCCGCGGCGGGCGGTGCGACCATTGTGCCGACCGGGCCCTCGCCGTCGGCCACGGTCGCGCAGCTGCTGGAGCGCCTGCGGCCGTTGCTGGTTACGACGGCCGACCATGGCCTGCTGTCGTCGACGCTGGTCGAGTCGTTCTGCGCCGGCATTCCGGCGACGGGCGATGTCGCTGTCGGCGTGGTGCCGCGCCGGGCCTTCGCCGAGCGGCCGAAGCGGCGGACCTTCTTCGCGCTCAAGGACGATGCCTATTGCGGCGCCAATCTCTACGCTTTCACCGGCCCACGCAGCCGGGCGGCAGCGCGCTACTGGATGCACCTTGAGGCCCAGCGCAAGCATCCGGTGCGTCTATTGCGGCGGATGGGGCCCGGCATCTACTTTCGCTACGCCACTGGCATGCTCGACCTGGCCACCGCTTTCAGGCTGCTGTCGCGCCGCGCCGATGCGATCATTGCGCCCGTCGTGCTCGAGGATTCCGACGCGGCCGTCGACGTCGACACGACAGGGGACCTGGAGGCGGTGCGCACACGCCTCAGCGCTGGGCGACATTCCGGCCGATCGCCATGAAGGCGCCGGCGATGGCACCCAGCGCAACGGCGCCCAGGCATTTGCCGACGGCCTCGGCCACGATCTCGCGCGAACCCGACGCCAGCTCGGCGCCGAACAGCGACACGCCGACGGCCAGCCCGCCGAGAGCGCCGAACAGCGCGAAGAGCCGCACGCTCCAGCCCGTCGGACCTGACGCGACGGCGACTGGTTGGCTGTCGCGGCCCGGCACGGGATTGCCTAGCGCCTTGGCGCGCCGACGCTCCTTGCGGTTCATCGCCACGGCATGACCTCGGCGGCGGCGAGATTCTCCGCCGTGTCTATCTCAACCCAGCGCCGACCCTCGATCGATCGGACGCTTACATGGCCGCGCGCGGCCAGCGCGTCGAGCGCCTCGGGGTAGAGCGCGCGTTCGCCATCGGGCGCCGCCAGGCGGCCCTCGACCTGGCGCAGGAACAGGGCGCGGCCCTCGCCGCGCAGCAGCGTGATGCCGATCGCCTCGCCGTCGCATCGCACGAGGTGCTTGCCGATGCGATGAAGTCTTGAGCCGCCGGTGGTGATCTTCATGTCATCGGCATCGTAGAGCGGCTTGCGGTCGATCGCGATCAGGATCGGCACCGGCTCGGCTGTCAGCAGCTGGGCCAGCACGCCGTCCTCGAATAGCGTGTCGCCGTTCAGCAACAGCGTCGCATCACCGACGAAATGCTCGCGCGCGGCATGGCAACTCGCCAGATTGTCCGTGGTCGAGTGACGCGGGTTTCTCACGGCGTGGACACCCGGCCGGCCGGCGATGTGGGCCGCGACGGCGTCGGCGGCGTGGCCGGTCACCACCGTGATACGCCCGGTGCCGGCGCGTGCCAGCACGTCGATCTGCCGGTCGAGGATCGCGCGCCCGGCGACCGGCAACAGGCACTTCGGCGTGCGGTCGGTCAGCGGGGCGAGCCGCGCGCCGCGCCCGGCGGCGAGGATCACGGCGCTCAGGTCCATGACTCAGAGCGGCCATGCGTCGGCCAACCATGACAGTGCGCGAGATGGTGTCTAGATTGCCGGCTCTCCGCGATGCCGCCCGATTCCTCCGCCGAGTCTCGACCCGGCATGGCCACCACCGATTCCGGCCCGATCTCCGCCGCGCCGCCTGACGAGCGACTGACGTACTGGTCGCCACTGAAGCTGCCGGCGTTCCGCCGCCTGTGGTTCGGCAACGTGCTTTCCAATATCGGCGGCTGGATGCAGACCGCCGGCGCCGGTTGGGTGATGACCGACCTGGCGC
The window above is part of the Alphaproteobacteria bacterium genome. Proteins encoded here:
- a CDS encoding LptF/LptG family permease, whose amino-acid sequence is MTVTGIATGGKGRRRPLSATVLDRYVLARTLMPLSAALLIALLALLLERMVRIMEMLVNQGGPIILVLKLLANLVPHYLGVALPLALFLGVMLAATRLSADGELDGLQGAGISLNRLLWPLLGLSFILTMAMFATTGWLQPHTRYQYRALLYVATSSMVDLAIEKGATFNRFGDYTIVVDDIVDRGLTLRGVFIHKVTPQGGIEIMTARSGTAARVPEDFSILLKLRDGRRLDTPADGGRLSVLSFDALDLPLELTGAAAFRPRNAERELTLPELLGQARKRTLDVKPWRIETEIHTRLVRTISTFFMPFLGLALGLAAPRGQRVAGVAFGFALIAIFHYGLNFGEKAADLGKVSPLVSLWLPFLVLAALAIWAFRVVAESPRDNAISIMLAAIDRRRRNLMAALRALVRREGRA
- the lptG gene encoding LPS export ABC transporter permease LptG; this encodes MNGVALRYLCRRFLVRFALVLGGAALLIVLFDALNSVDTIEQRYGYDFTSVARYMIGRLPEHADTILPLSVLVAALITLLGLAQANEILAFKSAGLSFVRIVVLLLPAAAVVAATHFLIGDQLVPWGRAMLAAHELERPGAASPSGGRGLWLRDPPWLVRVEEVHREGHFLTGVSLMRRDAQGNLIERVFARGARHETGGWRLIDVVVQTIDPAAPRSERLAERFWSSALSPGDFHNLSANPAQFTASQLIALRDGQAIGARQPHVYDTWLQRRLAIPAVVVVMLLLAAPVAQARMRGASVGGRLVIGVALGFLYFIVDGLAVALGEGGAVLPLVAAWTPVLAFASIGGSVLLRVERV
- a CDS encoding nucleotidyltransferase family protein, with amino-acid sequence MTQRHYTALVLAGRRGGEDDPVAVAAGVSHKALAVAGGMTLIGRVTAALRAAPSISDIVVATNDADVAAAAGGATIVPTGPSPSATVAQLLERLRPLLVTTADHGLLSSTLVESFCAGIPATGDVAVGVVPRRAFAERPKRRTFFALKDDAYCGANLYAFTGPRSRAAARYWMHLEAQRKHPVRLLRRMGPGIYFRYATGMLDLATAFRLLSRRADAIIAPVVLEDSDAAVDVDTTGDLEAVRTRLSAGRHSGRSP
- a CDS encoding phosphocholine cytidylyltransferase family protein — its product is MDLSAVILAAGRGARLAPLTDRTPKCLLPVAGRAILDRQIDVLARAGTGRITVVTGHAADAVAAHIAGRPGVHAVRNPRHSTTDNLASCHAAREHFVGDATLLLNGDTLFEDGVLAQLLTAEPVPILIAIDRKPLYDADDMKITTGGSRLHRIGKHLVRCDGEAIGITLLRGEGRALFLRQVEGRLAAPDGERALYPEALDALAARGHVSVRSIEGRRWVEIDTAENLAAAEVMPWR